A section of the Streptomyces sp. CG1 genome encodes:
- a CDS encoding ATP-binding cassette domain-containing protein yields MTGTAERTPLVELSDAGKQYGNVRALEGVSLEVHAGEITCVLGDNGAGKSTLIKMIAGLHRHDAGTLRIEGEETRLASPREALDRGIATVYQDLAVVPLMPVWRNFFLGSEPRKGVGPFKRLDTDLMRRTTREALLRMGIDLRDVDQPIGTLSGGERQCVAIARAVHFGAKVLVLDEPTAALGVKQSGVVLKYVAAARDEGLGVVLITHNPHHAYLVGDRFVLLRRGTMVGNYTRDEITLDELTKQMAGGADLDALVHELQRT; encoded by the coding sequence ATGACCGGCACCGCCGAGCGCACGCCGCTGGTCGAACTGAGCGACGCCGGCAAGCAGTACGGCAACGTCCGCGCCCTCGAGGGTGTCTCCCTGGAGGTCCACGCGGGCGAGATCACCTGCGTCCTCGGCGACAACGGCGCCGGCAAGTCGACCCTGATCAAGATGATCGCGGGCCTGCACCGGCACGACGCCGGCACTCTGCGCATCGAGGGCGAGGAGACCCGCCTCGCCTCTCCGCGTGAGGCCCTGGACCGTGGCATCGCCACGGTCTACCAGGACCTGGCGGTCGTCCCGCTGATGCCGGTCTGGCGCAACTTCTTCCTGGGCTCCGAGCCCCGCAAGGGCGTCGGCCCCTTCAAGCGCCTGGACACCGACCTCATGCGCCGCACCACCCGCGAGGCACTGCTGCGCATGGGCATCGACCTCCGCGACGTGGACCAGCCCATCGGTACCCTCTCCGGCGGCGAACGCCAGTGCGTGGCCATCGCCCGCGCGGTCCATTTCGGCGCGAAGGTCCTCGTCCTCGACGAGCCGACGGCGGCACTGGGCGTGAAGCAGTCCGGTGTGGTCCTCAAATATGTGGCCGCGGCACGCGACGAGGGCCTGGGCGTCGTCCTGATCACCCACAACCCGCACCACGCGTACTTGGTGGGCGACCGCTTCGTGCTCCTGAGGAGGGGCACGATGGTGGGCAATTACACACGGGACGAGATCACACTGGACGAGCTGACGAAGCAGATGGCGGGCGGAGCCGACCTGGACGCTCTGGTCCACGAACTGCAGCGAACATGA
- a CDS encoding ABC transporter permease, with product MSATIDRTADEKSADERILQTSPLKKLLSRPELGSVVGALAVFVFFALAADGFLNAASLSTVLYASSAIGIMAVPVALLMIGGEFDLSAGVLVTSSALISSMFSYQMTANTWVGVGVSLLVTLAIGAFNGFMLTRTKLPSFIITLGTFLMLTGMNLGFTKLIDGTVSTKTIGDMEGFPSAHALFASALSVGGVDFKVTILWWLGLVALASWILLRTRAGNWIFAVGGNQDAARAVGVPVARTKIGLYMGVAFGAWISGQHLLFSFDSVQSGEGVGNELIYIIAAVIGGCLITGGYGSAIGSAVGAFLFGMTSKGIVFAEWNPDWFKFFLGAMLLLATLLNAWVKKRAEATT from the coding sequence ATGAGCGCGACGATCGACAGGACGGCCGATGAGAAATCGGCTGATGAAAGGATTCTGCAGACCTCTCCGCTGAAGAAGCTCCTCTCCCGCCCCGAACTGGGCTCGGTCGTCGGCGCCCTCGCCGTCTTCGTCTTCTTCGCCCTCGCCGCCGACGGCTTCCTCAATGCCGCCAGCCTCAGCACGGTCCTGTACGCCTCCTCGGCCATCGGCATCATGGCCGTACCCGTGGCCCTGCTGATGATCGGCGGCGAGTTCGACCTGTCGGCGGGCGTCCTGGTGACGTCGTCCGCGCTGATCTCCTCGATGTTCAGCTATCAGATGACGGCGAACACCTGGGTCGGCGTAGGAGTGTCCCTCCTCGTGACGCTGGCCATCGGCGCCTTCAACGGCTTCATGCTCACCCGCACCAAGCTGCCCAGCTTCATCATCACGCTCGGCACCTTCCTGATGCTGACCGGTATGAACCTCGGCTTCACCAAGCTGATCGACGGCACGGTGTCGACGAAGACCATCGGAGACATGGAGGGCTTCCCCTCCGCCCACGCCCTCTTCGCCTCGGCCCTCAGCGTCGGCGGCGTCGACTTCAAGGTCACGATCCTGTGGTGGCTGGGCCTGGTCGCCCTCGCCTCCTGGATCCTGCTGCGCACCCGCGCGGGCAACTGGATCTTCGCCGTCGGCGGCAACCAGGACGCGGCCCGCGCGGTCGGCGTCCCGGTCGCCAGGACCAAGATCGGCCTCTACATGGGCGTGGCGTTCGGCGCCTGGATCTCCGGCCAGCACCTGCTCTTCTCGTTCGACTCCGTCCAGTCCGGCGAAGGCGTCGGCAACGAGCTGATCTACATCATCGCGGCCGTCATCGGCGGCTGTCTGATCACCGGCGGCTACGGCAGCGCGATCGGCTCCGCCGTGGGCGCCTTCCTCTTCGGCATGACCAGCAAGGGCATCGTTTTCGCCGAGTGGAACCCCGACTGGTTCAAGTTCTTCCTCGGAGCGATGCTGCTCCTCGCGACCCTGCTCAACGCCTGGGTCAAGAAGCGCGCGGAGGCGACGACATGA
- a CDS encoding ROK family glucokinase, which yields MSTYRDLTAPIGSRRAPVLRTVGTRERRSHLTAPRVPTVGIDIGGTKVMAGVVDADGNILEKLRAETPDKSKSPKVVEDTIVELVLDLSDRHDVHAVGIGAAGWVDADRNRVLFAPHLSWRNEPLRDRLSGRLSVPVLVDNDANTAAWAEWRFGAGRGEDHLVMITLGTGIGGAILEDGQVKRGKYGVAGEFGHMQVVPGGHRCPCGNRGCWEQYSSGNALVREAKELAAADSPVAYGIIEHVKGNIADITGPMITELAREGDAMCIELLQDIGQWLGVGIANLAAALDPSCFVIGGGVSAADDLLIGPARDAFKRHLTGRGYRPEARITRAQLGPEAGMVGAADLARLVARRFRRAKRRRVERYERYERYTQARRDRDSA from the coding sequence ATGAGCACCTACCGCGACCTCACCGCCCCCATCGGCTCCCGCAGGGCCCCCGTGCTCCGAACGGTGGGCACCAGGGAACGCCGCTCCCACCTGACCGCACCCCGTGTGCCGACGGTCGGTATCGACATCGGCGGCACCAAGGTCATGGCGGGCGTCGTGGACGCCGACGGCAACATCCTGGAGAAGCTCCGCGCGGAGACCCCGGACAAGTCCAAGAGTCCCAAGGTCGTCGAGGACACCATCGTCGAACTGGTCCTGGACCTGTCCGACCGGCACGACGTGCACGCGGTCGGCATCGGCGCGGCCGGCTGGGTCGACGCCGACCGCAACCGCGTCCTGTTCGCACCCCATCTGTCCTGGCGCAACGAACCACTGCGTGACCGCCTCAGCGGTCGCCTCTCCGTGCCGGTCCTGGTGGACAACGACGCCAACACCGCCGCCTGGGCGGAGTGGCGCTTCGGCGCCGGCCGCGGCGAGGACCACCTCGTCATGATCACCCTCGGCACCGGCATCGGCGGCGCCATCCTGGAGGACGGCCAGGTCAAGCGCGGCAAGTACGGCGTCGCCGGTGAGTTCGGCCATATGCAGGTCGTGCCCGGCGGGCACCGCTGCCCGTGCGGCAACCGCGGCTGCTGGGAGCAGTACAGCTCCGGCAACGCCCTCGTCCGCGAGGCCAAGGAGCTGGCCGCCGCCGACTCGCCCGTCGCCTACGGCATCATCGAGCACGTCAAGGGCAACATCGCCGACATCACCGGCCCGATGATCACCGAGCTGGCCCGCGAGGGCGACGCCATGTGCATCGAGCTGCTCCAGGACATCGGCCAGTGGCTCGGCGTCGGCATCGCCAACCTCGCCGCCGCCCTCGACCCGTCCTGCTTCGTCATCGGCGGCGGGGTCTCGGCCGCCGACGACCTGCTCATCGGCCCGGCCCGGGACGCCTTCAAGCGCCATCTCACCGGCCGCGGCTACCGCCCCGAGGCCCGCATCACCCGCGCCCAGCTCGGCCCCGAGGCCGGCATGGTCGGCGCCGCCGACCTGGCCCGGCTGGTCGCCCGCCGGTTCCGCCGCGCCAAGCGCCGCCGGGTGGAGCGGTACGAGCGCTACGAGCGGTACACCCAGGCCCGTCGCGACCGGGACAGCGCATGA